The Bdellovibrionota bacterium genomic interval GCCTTTTCTTCTCGGAAACCATCGTCGAGACCTCCTTCATGGCGGAAGGTAAGGTGCAGAACATTATATTTTACGCATTATTTTAATAACTTACACTTTAATTGCAACGATTTTATGAAAGAACGAATTCCGAGGAGGCGGGCCATGCGTCAAGCAGTATATTGTGTCGCAGTGATGGGTTTTATCGCGCTCACTCTTCCGGCTCGCGGCCTCGCTGGTGAGGCGCGGGGGGCAATTCAGAACAAGGATTTTGTTGTTGAAGAAGCGTTCGTCGAAAATGGAATTCTAACGCTCCGCCAAGGGAAGGACTTTCTTGCAGATAAAAAATTTATGATATTTCTTTTTTTAAAGTCAGGGGAGAGCGTTCAAGGAAAAACATACACAGTAAATAAAGATGACGGCCTCAAGGCTGGAACTCCACACGTGAATGTGTGGTGGAAAGAAAACGGAAATCTGAAGAGCAAATCGTATATGCACGGTTACGACATGACTCTGAAATTCGGCGAGATCAAAGGTGAAAAGGTGCCCGGTGAAATTTCCCTTCAAATGCCGAAGGAAGTCGGAAGCTCGCTAAAGGGCACCTTTCAAGCAACAATAAAAAAATAAAAAATCTTATTACGCTCGAAATAGGTCGATGTGCTCACGCTGCATTTTCCGGCGTTCGGGCGAGAGTTACCATTCGGTTCGCGGTAACCCTTTTCGATGTCTTGGGTCAACACCGGGTCAACAGGTCAGGTGATATAGATGTCACTCGGTTCATTTCTTTTCATTTTGCAGAATGATTATCTGTTTGATGTTATTGGTTTTGCCTTTGATACTGCACTGTTCCGAACCGGGGTCTTTTAGTCCCCCCCTCGGCACCACGGCACGACTTGCCCTTCGCCCGTATTCCTTCGTTCTCGGCCGCTCGGAATGCTCACGTACCAATGACAGTACGCTCCGCTTCCTCGCGGCCTGCGGCCTCAGACTCCGGGCGAAGTTCTGCGTCTCACTTGCATGGGGGGGGATGAAGAATTCTTCTGATGAATAAACTTAACGTCTGCGCGTCAGAACGACGGTGATTTCTCGCTCTTCTCCGGGGGCGATATTCAGAAAATGGTCGGAGTCTTCGTAGCCGTCCTTGCGGATCAATACGTGAAGCGTCGTATTGGGTGGAAGCGATTTTGCATGCAACGGAGTTCCTTTAGAATACCGCCGATCGTTGATGTAAACGTATGCCCCGGGAGGGAAGGTTTCGATGGAAATGCGCCCGTCTTGTTCGGTCACTGGCGTTGTTCCATCTGAGGCATAGTGGAGCTGCCTCTTTGTTTCCATCGCCCGTATCACTTCGGAATTCTTCAATCGCCGCGAAACATCCTGTTTTGAGTCCGTCTCGAGACTGCGATTCAAAAAATGTTGCGCCCAACCGGCGGCGATCAAGAGACCTGGAATGATGACCGAAAAACCAAGAAAAACCGTGAGCGCAAGTTTTCGCCTTTCGCGTTTGCGATCCTCGAATATAAAGGAGCGGTCCATTCGGGGAGCCGCCGAAGCGGGTACGGGAGCCAATTGCGGAGTCGAGTCATCGCCCGCCAACGGAATGACCGAGTCGAAATCGGGAGCTTTTGCGATCGTGGAACGAAGCGCCTCTGTTTCTTGCATCCGTTCGTGCTCAACCCGCGAAAAATCGAAAAGATCTTCCGGACGTTTTCCCGATTGCGGCGCTATTGGTGGGGACGAGGGTGGGGACTTTGGCGGTGCCATGAAGAGCTATTGTGGGCTGTGATATGCCTCTCCATCAAGACAAATTTGATTCATCGCTCTGAATTGCGAATGGAGCGGGCCTCTGTTACCGTCCCCCAACTTAGCATGCTGAACAAAAAGGAATTGCGCCGCCCGGACGAGTTCATGTCCATTTTCGGCAATCTGATGCAGTGGGCCACCGAGCGCGTTCGAGGGGTTACGACGATCGTCTTTGGATTGATTGTCTTGGGCTTGGGTGCAATTGCCTGGAATTCTTGGAGCGATACCAAGAACCGAGCCGCAGCCGACGATTTTCGAGAAATCGTCGAAACTGCGTCTTCCAATCTGGTGTCGACGGCGCTCAAACTGGGATCACAAGAGAAGGGTTCCGACCCGAAGCCGGCCACTAAGGCAAAATGGGAAAAAGTGGCCTCCGAACTGCCTCCGTTTTTGGAAAAACATGGATTGAGTTCCTTTGCGGGGACTGCGCTTCTTTACCAGGGTCGAGCCAACCTTGAGATCGGGAAGTATGATGTCGCTTTGAAAGCGTACCAACAAGCGGAATCCAAACTGAACGGTGCGTACCGGTATCTTGCTTTGGAAGGGCAGGCGATGGTTTACATGCAACAGGAAAAATGGAACGCGGCGGAGAAACTGTGGACGACGCTTTCGAAAGCGGACGACAACCCGCTGCGGGCTTTGCACACCTGGAATTTGGGCTTAGCGCAGGAGGCAGCAAAACGGAATTCCGAGGCCGTAAAAACGTACAAAGATTTTGAAACTCGGTTCTCGGATTCGGATCTCATCGAAAAGGTCCGGT includes:
- a CDS encoding PEGA domain-containing protein encodes the protein MQETEALRSTIAKAPDFDSVIPLAGDDSTPQLAPVPASAAPRMDRSFIFEDRKRERRKLALTVFLGFSVIIPGLLIAAGWAQHFLNRSLETDSKQDVSRRLKNSEVIRAMETKRQLHYASDGTTPVTEQDGRISIETFPPGAYVYINDRRYSKGTPLHAKSLPPNTTLHVLIRKDGYEDSDHFLNIAPGEEREITVVLTRRR
- a CDS encoding tetratricopeptide repeat protein; translated protein: MHPFVLNPRKIEKIFRTFSRLRRYWWGRGWGLWRCHEELLWAVICLSIKTNLIHRSELRMERASVTVPQLSMLNKKELRRPDEFMSIFGNLMQWATERVRGVTTIVFGLIVLGLGAIAWNSWSDTKNRAAADDFREIVETASSNLVSTALKLGSQEKGSDPKPATKAKWEKVASELPPFLEKHGLSSFAGTALLYQGRANLEIGKYDVALKAYQQAESKLNGAYRYLALEGQAMVYMQQEKWNAAEKLWTTLSKADDNPLRALHTWNLGLAQEAAKRNSEAVKTYKDFETRFSDSDLIEKVRLRLAILQATG